A genomic window from Bdellovibrio sp. SKB1291214 includes:
- a CDS encoding ABC transporter substrate-binding protein — protein MKSVLITAMFFVCSLGFAAEPVNKPAVSVSLALNWKPEPEFGGFYEAAFSGTYLKHGINIDIQEGGSGTPTVQMLANGKVDFAIVSADEIIISQDRNPKNKVVALFAVYQTAPYIIMSHAESDFKTVKDVFANETTLAVQAGLPYYQYLVKKFGKPKANVVPYVGGVASFLNDKKFSQQGFITTEPLAAEKGGAKVKNFLIADEGFNPYVVVVAAREEMVKKNPELVSKMIEATRAGWENYLKDPTRANKGMAKMNRALDFETFQKAAQIQKPLIEVKGQVLGSMTAERWETLVKQMKELKQIKSTPAAKDLFRP, from the coding sequence ATGAAATCAGTTTTAATCACAGCCATGTTCTTTGTATGCTCGTTAGGTTTCGCGGCTGAACCAGTCAACAAGCCCGCAGTCTCTGTGTCACTCGCGCTCAACTGGAAGCCAGAACCCGAGTTCGGTGGTTTTTATGAAGCCGCTTTCAGCGGGACGTACTTAAAACACGGTATCAATATCGATATTCAAGAAGGCGGTTCAGGCACTCCCACGGTACAAATGCTTGCCAATGGAAAAGTTGATTTCGCCATCGTCAGTGCAGATGAAATTATCATCTCTCAAGATCGCAATCCTAAAAATAAAGTGGTGGCACTGTTTGCAGTCTATCAAACAGCTCCGTATATTATAATGTCCCACGCTGAAAGCGACTTTAAGACGGTCAAAGACGTTTTTGCGAATGAAACTACGTTGGCGGTTCAGGCAGGACTTCCTTATTACCAATACTTGGTAAAAAAGTTTGGCAAACCTAAAGCGAATGTCGTTCCTTATGTAGGCGGTGTCGCTAGTTTCTTGAATGATAAGAAGTTTTCCCAGCAGGGATTTATTACGACGGAACCTTTGGCAGCAGAAAAAGGCGGCGCCAAAGTTAAAAACTTCCTCATTGCTGACGAGGGATTTAATCCTTATGTCGTTGTTGTCGCCGCTCGCGAGGAAATGGTCAAAAAGAACCCAGAACTTGTTAGTAAGATGATCGAGGCCACGCGCGCAGGTTGGGAAAATTATCTTAAAGACCCTACTCGTGCGAACAAAGGCATGGCTAAAATGAACAGAGCTCTGGATTTTGAAACATTCCAGAAGGCAGCTCAGATTCAAAAGCCTTTAATTGAGGTCAAAGGGCAAGTTTTAGGCTCGATGACCGCAGAGCGCTGGGAAACTCTGGTAAAACAGATGAAAGAGCTTAAGCAGATTAAGTCCACACCGGCTGCCAAAGACTTGTTCAGACCGTAA
- a CDS encoding ABC transporter permease, with protein MKRIAPALGFFLLVTGVLQVLVKQNIIPETLIPSPQTIVETLIELKTDYVTSFFQTLQNTLIGWVFSILMGTTLAVMFSLSSLLKRAVLPFAVFFQTVPIIAVAPLLVIYFGFGAPTVIASSFIVSIFPIIANTLMGLESVSQQQLDLFKIYHASSWHILWKLKLPSAYSYIYSGLKISAGLSIIGSIAGEFVAGGGLGAMIDAARTQQRVDIVFGALILLSVMGLIMIGTLAISHRFLQSRRPYSTGDL; from the coding sequence ATGAAACGAATTGCACCAGCCCTTGGCTTTTTCCTTTTAGTTACCGGTGTTTTACAAGTTTTAGTGAAGCAAAATATAATTCCTGAAACTTTGATTCCATCGCCCCAAACAATCGTTGAAACGTTAATTGAGTTAAAAACTGATTATGTTACATCGTTTTTCCAGACTTTACAGAATACTTTGATTGGCTGGGTTTTTAGTATTTTGATGGGAACCACCCTTGCGGTGATGTTTTCGTTATCAAGCCTTTTAAAACGCGCTGTCTTGCCATTTGCGGTGTTTTTCCAAACAGTCCCGATCATCGCAGTGGCTCCACTTTTAGTGATTTATTTCGGCTTCGGAGCTCCCACCGTGATAGCTTCAAGTTTCATTGTGTCTATCTTTCCCATCATCGCAAATACTTTGATGGGACTTGAAAGCGTCAGCCAGCAACAACTGGACCTCTTTAAGATCTATCACGCAAGCTCATGGCACATTTTATGGAAGTTAAAGCTCCCCTCTGCCTATTCGTATATTTATTCTGGCCTTAAAATTTCGGCCGGTCTTTCTATTATTGGATCGATCGCTGGGGAGTTTGTCGCCGGTGGTGGACTTGGTGCGATGATTGATGCGGCCCGAACTCAACAACGTGTTGATATCGTCTTTGGGGCCTTGATTCTTTTATCTGTGATGGGTTTGATAATGATAGGAACGCTGGCAATAAGTCATCGCTTCTTGCAAAGTCGCCGTCCATATTCTACAGGAGACCTATGA
- a CDS encoding ABC transporter ATP-binding protein, whose amino-acid sequence MPPFAGIQLNNLKKNFGTREVLQSFNLQIPAGSFLSLVGPSGCGKSTVLRLIANLEKPTSGEVQNSQANHFGFVFQEANLLPWNTVFENVSLPFQISPELKGTSKKEIKFRALEALNKVGLQESANLFPHQLSGGMKMRVSIARALVTKPQLLLMDEPFAALDEFTRYQMQVQLRELWRQEGLTVLFVTHSLSEAVFMSERVVLMKQSGGGIVLDQKLNLPQQRQDELRTSSEFNQIIKTLSEGLQR is encoded by the coding sequence ATGCCACCGTTTGCTGGGATTCAACTGAACAACTTAAAGAAAAACTTTGGGACACGAGAAGTTCTGCAAAGTTTCAATCTGCAAATCCCTGCAGGCTCCTTTCTGTCGTTGGTCGGGCCTTCGGGTTGCGGAAAGTCAACAGTCTTACGATTGATTGCGAACTTGGAAAAACCCACCTCTGGTGAAGTTCAAAACAGCCAAGCGAATCATTTCGGATTTGTTTTTCAAGAGGCGAACCTGTTGCCCTGGAACACAGTTTTTGAAAATGTGTCTTTACCCTTTCAGATCAGTCCAGAACTTAAAGGAACTTCAAAAAAAGAAATCAAATTTCGCGCCTTAGAAGCTTTAAACAAAGTAGGCCTTCAAGAAAGTGCAAACCTATTCCCCCATCAATTATCAGGCGGAATGAAGATGCGCGTTTCCATCGCCCGAGCCTTAGTGACCAAGCCCCAATTACTTTTGATGGATGAACCCTTTGCGGCTTTAGATGAATTCACACGCTATCAAATGCAAGTCCAACTGCGTGAACTATGGCGGCAAGAAGGTCTGACTGTTTTATTCGTCACTCACTCGTTATCCGAAGCGGTCTTTATGTCAGAAAGAGTGGTCTTGATGAAGCAATCTGGTGGCGGAATTGTCTTAGATCAGAAATTGAACCTGCCACAACAACGCCAAGATGAATTAAGAACTTCCTCGGAGTTCAACCAAATTATAAAAACATTGTCTGAGGGACTTCAGCGATGA
- a CDS encoding TIGR02466 family protein, producing the protein MARLNKDLKMEAYKIAEIDEEGQAWSQKNYKGGYTSYGSMAQLHQFSSTFADLEKAINKHVSKFVKHLEMDINPKELKMSSCWVNIMPTSVIHTMHLHPLSVISGTYYLQTPKNCSAIKFEDPRMDSFMASPPRKHDAKVHNQRYHSIEPQEGNLVLFESWLRHEVPANNSDKERISISFNYDWI; encoded by the coding sequence ATGGCCCGTTTAAACAAAGACCTTAAAATGGAAGCCTATAAAATCGCGGAAATTGATGAAGAGGGGCAAGCTTGGTCTCAGAAAAACTATAAAGGTGGATACACATCTTATGGTTCCATGGCTCAACTTCATCAGTTCTCAAGCACCTTTGCTGATCTTGAAAAAGCCATCAATAAACATGTTTCTAAATTCGTAAAACATTTGGAAATGGATATTAATCCCAAAGAACTTAAAATGAGTTCGTGCTGGGTGAATATCATGCCGACATCCGTGATTCACACCATGCACCTCCACCCTCTTTCAGTTATTAGCGGGACTTATTATTTACAAACGCCGAAAAATTGTTCCGCGATTAAGTTTGAAGATCCACGCATGGATTCCTTTATGGCATCGCCTCCACGTAAACACGACGCCAAGGTTCACAACCAACGCTATCATTCCATTGAACCCCAAGAAGGCAATCTGGTGCTGTTTGAAAGCTGGCTTCGCCACGAAGTACCGGCAAACAATTCAGACAAAGAACGCATCAGCATCAGTTTTAACTACGACTGGATATAG
- a CDS encoding tyrosine-type recombinase/integrase → MAAAPRYQLNKNKYLLEPEVERLRKILTDFELKDPRNCLMFWVGLKTGARAQEILNIQRSDLNPYDESIFIRGLKNSNDREIPIHSAIFERLHRFAEQQGGHQVFPITYPRLYQIWEMYRPVPKKFHSLRHTFAIELYRKTKDLRLVQVALGHRNIANTMVYADYVYSQQELRKLIL, encoded by the coding sequence ATGGCTGCGGCACCTAGATATCAACTCAATAAAAACAAATATCTCCTCGAACCCGAGGTCGAGCGTTTGCGAAAAATTCTCACGGATTTTGAACTTAAAGATCCGCGCAATTGTTTGATGTTTTGGGTGGGTTTAAAGACCGGTGCTCGGGCTCAGGAAATTCTTAATATTCAAAGGTCAGATTTAAACCCCTATGATGAAAGCATCTTTATCCGGGGTTTAAAGAACTCAAATGACCGCGAAATCCCGATTCATTCAGCTATTTTCGAACGACTTCATAGATTCGCGGAACAGCAGGGTGGTCACCAAGTTTTTCCAATCACCTATCCCCGACTTTATCAAATCTGGGAAATGTATCGCCCGGTCCCTAAAAAGTTCCACTCTTTAAGGCATACTTTTGCGATTGAACTGTATCGAAAAACCAAGGATTTGCGCCTGGTACAAGTCGCATTGGGACACAGAAACATCGCAAATACGATGGTCTATGCGGATTACGTTTACTCTCAACAAGAGCTTCGTAAGCTTATTCTCTAA
- the argS gene encoding arginine--tRNA ligase — MIKHDSIRLLATEKIAAAIQKMGHDLSADEIYKALVEPPNSDMGDLAYGCFILAKSLKKGPPQISGELAANMELDSNLIKAQAAGPYLNLTFAPQAFGEKVLNPILTGEHFKKALVEKAPKTMIEYSQPNTHKELHVGHMRNLCLGDSIVRMLRYAGREIVSATFPGDMGTHVAKCLWYMKKHNQEPVPTTGKGEWLGSMYSKANLLLEDQNGTPQEEVNRQELTAILKQLEAGKGEYFDLWKETREWSIELMKSVYKWADVTFDEWYFESEMDAPSAAWVKELYAEGKLEKSEGAIGKNLEAEKLGFCMLLKSDGTGLYATKDLLLARHKFQDVQIEKSVYIVDMRQALHFKQVFRVLEMLGFEQAKNCFHLQYNYVELPDGAMSSRKGNIVPLNDLVRNMEEHVKTTYLARYENEWSKEDINLIAAQVAKGAIFYGMLRMDTNKKIVFDMNEWLKLDGESGPFIQYSHARIQSLLRKFPRTQKSVNWTLLTHPAEKQMMQALSGFNTAVAQAAENYKPAAICTYLYETAKKFNVFYHECAIGTEKDENIREARLALSAAVGATLKQGMAVLGMPAPEKM; from the coding sequence ATGATTAAACACGATTCAATCCGCCTTTTAGCCACCGAAAAAATCGCAGCCGCGATTCAAAAGATGGGTCATGACCTTTCTGCAGATGAAATCTACAAAGCCCTTGTCGAACCACCAAATTCCGACATGGGTGATTTGGCTTATGGTTGCTTTATTTTGGCAAAATCTTTGAAAAAAGGCCCACCGCAAATTTCTGGCGAATTAGCAGCTAACATGGAACTTGATTCCAATTTGATCAAAGCTCAAGCGGCTGGACCTTATCTGAATCTGACATTTGCTCCGCAAGCGTTCGGTGAAAAAGTTTTAAATCCTATTTTGACAGGCGAGCACTTTAAAAAAGCCCTTGTTGAAAAAGCACCGAAAACAATGATCGAGTATTCACAACCGAATACACACAAGGAACTTCATGTGGGTCACATGCGTAACTTGTGTTTGGGAGATTCCATCGTTCGTATGTTGAGATACGCCGGTCGCGAGATCGTATCTGCCACTTTCCCAGGTGATATGGGAACTCACGTGGCGAAATGTCTTTGGTACATGAAAAAACACAATCAAGAACCTGTTCCAACAACTGGAAAAGGTGAATGGTTGGGAAGCATGTATTCTAAAGCGAATCTTTTATTGGAAGATCAAAATGGAACTCCCCAAGAAGAAGTAAATCGCCAGGAGTTAACGGCGATTTTGAAGCAACTTGAAGCAGGCAAAGGCGAATACTTTGATCTGTGGAAAGAAACTCGCGAGTGGTCTATTGAATTGATGAAGTCTGTCTATAAGTGGGCGGATGTGACTTTCGACGAGTGGTATTTTGAGTCTGAAATGGACGCTCCTTCTGCAGCGTGGGTTAAAGAACTTTATGCCGAAGGAAAGTTAGAAAAATCCGAAGGTGCGATCGGTAAGAATTTAGAGGCTGAAAAATTAGGCTTCTGTATGCTTTTAAAATCTGATGGGACGGGTCTTTATGCGACGAAAGATTTGTTATTAGCTCGTCATAAATTCCAAGACGTACAAATTGAAAAATCCGTTTACATCGTGGATATGCGCCAAGCCTTGCACTTTAAACAAGTATTCCGCGTTCTTGAAATGCTGGGTTTTGAGCAAGCTAAGAATTGCTTCCATCTTCAGTACAACTATGTGGAACTTCCGGATGGTGCGATGAGTTCTCGTAAGGGGAACATTGTTCCTTTGAATGATCTTGTTCGCAACATGGAAGAACACGTTAAAACGACATATCTGGCTCGTTACGAAAACGAATGGTCCAAGGAGGATATTAACTTGATCGCTGCACAAGTGGCTAAGGGTGCAATATTCTATGGAATGCTTCGTATGGATACGAATAAGAAAATCGTATTTGATATGAACGAGTGGTTGAAGCTTGATGGCGAGTCTGGACCATTTATTCAGTACTCTCATGCGCGTATTCAAAGTTTGTTGCGTAAATTCCCGCGCACGCAAAAATCTGTGAACTGGACGTTGCTGACTCATCCAGCAGAAAAACAAATGATGCAGGCCTTGTCTGGATTTAACACGGCCGTGGCACAGGCGGCAGAAAATTATAAACCGGCTGCGATCTGCACTTATTTATATGAGACGGCTAAGAAGTTTAACGTTTTCTACCACGAGTGCGCTATTGGAACTGAAAAAGACGAAAATATTCGCGAAGCACGTCTTGCTTTGAGCGCCGCTGTGGGAGCGACTTTGAAGCAAGGTATGGCAGTGCTTGGAATGCCAGCTCCGGAGAAAATGTAG
- a CDS encoding Glu/Leu/Phe/Val family dehydrogenase, producing MGTFELISKHGDHEQVVFCNDPAVGLKAIIAIHNTSLGPALGGTRMWNYKNEDEALVDVLRLSKGMTYKAAASGLNLGGGKAVIIGDAKTQKSEGLFRAFGQFVNSLNGKYITAEDVGTSVQDMEHIYMETPWVTGIPKDFGGSGDPSPYTAHGVLMGIKASAAEKFGTDSLKGMRVAVQGLGNVGSNLVKYLKEEGAEIIVADIDMARTKKVSETYGAKAVSSDEILFTECDILAPCALGAIVNDQSITKFKTKVIAGGANNVLAEARHGDQLKELGILYAPDYVINAGGLMNVFVELEGYSPERAFEKTKRVYDNIAKVYEVAKRDNIGTHTAADRLAEERIKTIGRLKQRHPGKSSRSFTTLKEVYNR from the coding sequence ATGGGAACGTTTGAGTTAATCTCTAAACATGGTGACCACGAACAAGTGGTATTCTGTAATGATCCTGCTGTGGGTCTTAAAGCAATCATCGCTATTCATAATACATCTTTGGGTCCTGCTTTGGGCGGTACTCGTATGTGGAACTATAAAAACGAAGACGAAGCTTTGGTAGACGTTCTACGTCTTTCTAAAGGTATGACTTATAAAGCAGCGGCTTCCGGTTTGAACTTGGGTGGTGGTAAAGCTGTTATCATCGGTGATGCTAAGACGCAAAAATCGGAAGGTCTTTTCCGTGCTTTCGGTCAGTTCGTAAACTCTTTGAATGGTAAATACATCACTGCTGAAGACGTCGGTACATCAGTTCAAGATATGGAACATATCTACATGGAAACTCCATGGGTAACTGGTATCCCTAAAGACTTTGGTGGTTCAGGTGATCCATCTCCATACACTGCACACGGTGTCTTGATGGGTATTAAAGCATCTGCGGCTGAGAAATTCGGAACAGACTCTTTAAAAGGTATGCGCGTAGCAGTTCAAGGTCTTGGTAACGTGGGTTCAAACCTAGTTAAATACCTTAAGGAAGAAGGCGCTGAAATCATCGTTGCTGATATCGACATGGCTCGCACAAAGAAAGTGTCAGAAACTTATGGTGCGAAAGCGGTTAGCTCTGATGAAATCCTTTTCACGGAGTGCGATATCTTGGCTCCATGCGCTTTGGGTGCGATCGTTAACGATCAATCTATCACTAAATTCAAAACTAAAGTGATCGCGGGTGGCGCCAATAACGTGTTGGCTGAAGCTCGTCACGGTGACCAATTGAAAGAATTGGGCATCTTGTACGCTCCAGATTACGTAATCAATGCGGGTGGCTTGATGAACGTCTTCGTTGAACTTGAAGGCTACTCTCCAGAGCGTGCTTTCGAAAAAACGAAACGCGTTTACGACAATATTGCGAAGGTTTACGAAGTTGCTAAACGTGACAATATCGGTACGCACACTGCTGCAGACCGTTTGGCTGAAGAGCGCATCAAAACAATTGGTCGCTTGAAACAACGTCACCCAGGTAAATCTTCTCGTTCATTCACGACGTTGAAAGAAGTTTACAACCGCTAG
- a CDS encoding PQQ-binding-like beta-propeller repeat protein translates to MKFFIFGALALFVMGCTTVNSSMDTTIDKWRALNNSKRTFEVKTAWVRQTTQKDNLGFRKINRMTPLLVGDLVIQGNGMDGISAYGREDGRLKWNLPIKNGVEPSATMIRDRLFVGASDGNFYSVEASTGRVQWTFPTKAENLSEPLLDEGIVYFLAGNNVLYALDAATGRQVWLYSRQDTSVFSIRGGSKPAIRNGNLYVGFSDGSLVAFNAKSGVVTWELQLNRNKRFRDIDASPILDGEQIYIAGYDDKLYAVSAAKGEVLWRVDQGGYSSVTIAGDRIYYPTTNGEVLALNKSNGQKVWSYKVKDGIATQVKLFKGILTFGESQGRLQFLDAGTGQALGDMEPGRGILSAPQVDESANRVYFISGEANLYAIDAQWVRSNY, encoded by the coding sequence ATGAAGTTTTTTATTTTCGGGGCTTTGGCTCTTTTCGTGATGGGTTGTACGACCGTAAATAGTTCGATGGATACAACCATCGACAAATGGCGTGCGCTGAACAACAGTAAAAGAACTTTTGAAGTTAAAACGGCATGGGTTCGTCAAACAACTCAGAAAGACAATCTTGGATTCCGCAAGATCAACCGTATGACTCCGCTTTTGGTGGGTGATCTGGTGATCCAAGGAAATGGTATGGATGGTATTTCTGCCTATGGCCGTGAGGACGGTCGTTTGAAGTGGAATCTTCCCATTAAAAACGGTGTCGAGCCCAGCGCTACAATGATCCGCGATCGTTTGTTTGTGGGCGCAAGCGATGGCAACTTTTATTCTGTCGAAGCCAGCACCGGCCGCGTTCAATGGACTTTTCCGACAAAGGCCGAAAACTTATCTGAACCGTTATTGGATGAAGGTATTGTTTACTTCCTAGCCGGAAACAATGTTCTTTATGCATTAGACGCAGCAACCGGACGCCAGGTTTGGTTGTACTCCCGCCAAGACACGTCTGTGTTCTCTATCCGTGGTGGCAGTAAGCCAGCAATCCGTAATGGCAACTTGTATGTCGGTTTCTCTGACGGCTCTTTGGTCGCCTTTAACGCGAAATCTGGCGTGGTGACGTGGGAACTGCAACTGAACCGCAACAAACGTTTCCGTGATATTGATGCAAGCCCAATTCTGGATGGTGAGCAAATCTACATCGCTGGTTATGATGACAAGCTTTACGCTGTTTCTGCGGCGAAAGGCGAAGTTTTGTGGCGTGTGGATCAAGGCGGATATAGCTCAGTGACTATAGCCGGCGATCGCATTTATTATCCAACCACGAACGGTGAAGTACTAGCTTTGAATAAATCCAATGGCCAAAAGGTCTGGAGCTATAAAGTTAAGGACGGTATCGCCACACAGGTAAAACTATTTAAAGGGATTCTGACATTCGGAGAATCTCAAGGCCGTTTGCAATTTTTGGATGCAGGCACAGGGCAAGCTTTAGGAGATATGGAGCCAGGACGTGGTATTTTATCAGCACCACAGGTCGATGAAAGCGCAAATCGTGTGTATTTCATCTCTGGGGAAGCCAATCTCTATGCAATCGATGCACAATGGGTACGTAGCAATTACTAA
- a CDS encoding PAS domain-containing protein gives MGSSGISIVDQIRNIEHVAAYMTDDQHRITVWNSNVEQLLGYNQSEIIDQSDAILLFDSSEDTTIAGAKFNWRKAKDGRKLFVLETVTKIEDPDSSRFQTMKIIEDYTDQLSFLEKIELWMQQYQEQDLILVVNQKSLSMSNLSDRFVSSLGYTQEELQGRPLETVVSEGSKSFEGTVDELIVTAKRIHGMRFKLKDESVLTATVSSFEMSEINVDGTRETYWFAKILPFENSQTKMTEYFF, from the coding sequence ATGGGCTCAAGTGGCATTTCAATCGTTGATCAAATCCGAAATATCGAACATGTAGCAGCTTACATGACAGATGATCAACATCGAATCACTGTTTGGAATTCCAATGTTGAACAGTTGCTTGGATACAACCAGTCAGAAATCATCGACCAATCTGACGCAATATTGCTATTTGATTCCTCGGAAGACACGACTATAGCAGGAGCAAAGTTTAACTGGCGTAAAGCCAAAGATGGTCGCAAATTGTTTGTTTTAGAAACCGTGACTAAGATCGAAGATCCAGATTCCTCAAGATTTCAGACCATGAAGATCATCGAGGACTATACAGATCAACTATCTTTTTTAGAAAAAATCGAATTGTGGATGCAACAGTACCAAGAGCAAGATTTGATTTTGGTCGTAAATCAGAAGTCTCTTTCTATGAGCAATTTATCAGATAGATTCGTGTCTTCTTTGGGCTACACACAAGAAGAGTTACAAGGGCGACCACTGGAAACTGTCGTTTCTGAAGGTTCTAAATCCTTTGAAGGAACTGTTGACGAACTTATTGTAACCGCTAAGCGCATCCATGGAATGCGTTTTAAGCTTAAAGATGAATCTGTGCTGACGGCGACAGTGAGTTCTTTTGAGATGAGCGAAATTAACGTCGACGGTACGCGAGAGACATATTGGTTTGCAAAGATTCTTCCGTTCGAGAATTCCCAGACTAAAATGACAGAATACTTTTTTTAA
- a CDS encoding helix-turn-helix domain-containing protein, translating to MSLSDYIKKKRLNALLTQQEAAKLLGYKKSQFLSNLELGNRKPPLEVLKKMCEVYKIPPEEMREEYIRSTSKEAEETAEKKWDESEKKSAKDDGKSNGE from the coding sequence TTGTCTTTATCGGATTACATTAAAAAGAAAAGACTGAACGCCCTTCTGACTCAGCAGGAAGCGGCAAAGCTATTGGGCTACAAAAAGTCCCAGTTCCTATCTAATTTGGAGTTAGGAAATAGAAAACCGCCTTTAGAAGTTCTAAAGAAGATGTGCGAAGTTTATAAAATTCCGCCTGAAGAAATGCGTGAGGAATACATCCGAAGTACATCCAAAGAGGCAGAGGAAACTGCCGAAAAAAAATGGGATGAGTCAGAGAAAAAATCCGCTAAAGATGACGGAAAATCCAACGGCGAGTGA
- a CDS encoding tetratricopeptide repeat protein, with the protein MKNKKTLIAIFVVLVIVIVIAVVFYPKKTGTEQAPVIPENQITRVQLPSGTELVVYHDTPKAESKPLSLTAGNFESLVSTCLKGESCVVEDDPLKMYQGFKTAGNTRAIENLISFLRSQLKKPELKDKYKSAVRSMIDDFYPAQEKQFQEAAYYNYLGDLNKSLELYLDLKEKSKKDAALRGAPNLNIANTYYEMKNYAAAQPFYEEAFLDYTSGKIKSDPDPTSFIEERISEIKARLYHYQ; encoded by the coding sequence ATGAAAAACAAAAAAACCCTCATCGCCATCTTCGTAGTTTTAGTGATCGTGATAGTCATTGCGGTTGTTTTTTATCCCAAAAAAACGGGCACCGAACAAGCTCCGGTAATTCCAGAAAACCAGATCACTCGAGTGCAACTTCCTTCAGGGACAGAGCTGGTTGTTTATCACGACACTCCGAAGGCAGAATCAAAACCTTTAAGCTTGACTGCTGGAAACTTTGAAAGTTTGGTTTCGACATGCTTAAAAGGCGAAAGCTGCGTGGTCGAAGATGATCCGTTAAAAATGTATCAGGGTTTTAAAACTGCGGGCAATACACGCGCCATCGAGAATTTGATTTCTTTTCTAAGATCGCAATTAAAAAAACCAGAACTTAAAGACAAATATAAATCGGCGGTTAGGTCGATGATTGATGATTTTTATCCTGCTCAGGAAAAGCAGTTTCAAGAGGCGGCTTATTATAATTACCTAGGGGATTTAAATAAATCCTTGGAACTATATCTAGATCTAAAAGAGAAATCAAAAAAAGATGCTGCCTTACGGGGGGCTCCTAATCTGAATATCGCAAATACTTATTATGAGATGAAGAATTACGCTGCCGCTCAGCCGTTTTATGAAGAGGCGTTTCTAGACTATACCTCTGGCAAAATAAAATCCGATCCAGATCCCACCTCGTTCATTGAAGAGCGTATCTCTGAAATTAAAGCGCGTTTGTATCATTATCAATAA
- a CDS encoding DMT family transporter, whose product MPYAYLAAAIIFEILGTIGMKYAEGFTRLIPSVLMVLCFAISFFCITFALKTLPVSLVYAIWAGVGTAIMAVVGLVIFNEPLPMQKVFATSLIILGVVMLNFSGQSSSVENVAAETEAKEIKRVPSTTVVAPSSVELRGRSSVMDRNSG is encoded by the coding sequence ATGCCATATGCATATCTTGCGGCGGCAATTATCTTCGAGATCTTGGGTACGATCGGTATGAAATACGCGGAAGGTTTCACTCGGCTGATTCCTTCGGTATTAATGGTCCTCTGTTTTGCTATTTCTTTTTTCTGTATTACTTTTGCTCTTAAAACTCTGCCTGTGAGTTTGGTCTACGCGATTTGGGCGGGTGTCGGTACGGCAATTATGGCGGTGGTGGGGCTTGTTATTTTCAATGAGCCACTTCCGATGCAAAAAGTGTTTGCGACATCTTTGATTATTTTAGGTGTTGTGATGTTGAATTTCTCTGGCCAAAGTTCTTCAGTAGAAAATGTTGCTGCGGAAACAGAAGCTAAAGAGATTAAACGTGTTCCGTCGACGACGGTTGTAGCGCCGTCTTCGGTGGAGTTGCGCGGGAGATCTTCTGTGATGGATAGAAATTCTGGTTAA
- a CDS encoding NADPH-dependent FMN reductase — protein MKIFCFAPVLRKGSFNKKLIRIAKAHAEEFPGTEVELSEFNDFPMPMYDGDIETGEGIPEAVKKLAEKISAADAIIISSPEYNGSIPGTFKNAIDWLSRLKPVPLSRKQILLIGASTSQFASIKGNFHARVPFHVLGAFVYPDFFGVAFAEKAFDDKDQLKDQKQNELLKKTIMGFLKYASRAETPFDRLNEFVEEQIHSHDDNRPH, from the coding sequence ATGAAAATATTTTGTTTTGCCCCCGTTTTAAGAAAAGGATCCTTCAACAAAAAACTCATTCGAATAGCGAAAGCCCACGCCGAAGAATTCCCCGGCACTGAGGTCGAACTTTCTGAATTTAATGATTTTCCTATGCCCATGTACGACGGAGACATTGAAACGGGCGAGGGAATTCCAGAGGCCGTTAAAAAACTTGCCGAAAAGATAAGCGCAGCCGATGCGATCATAATCTCGTCACCCGAATACAATGGGAGTATTCCCGGCACATTCAAAAACGCCATAGATTGGCTTTCACGCCTTAAACCCGTACCCCTATCACGAAAGCAGATTCTATTAATTGGAGCCTCTACAAGCCAATTTGCATCGATTAAAGGCAATTTTCATGCACGAGTCCCATTTCATGTGCTCGGCGCCTTCGTTTACCCGGATTTCTTCGGTGTCGCCTTTGCCGAAAAGGCCTTCGACGATAAAGATCAGCTGAAAGACCAAAAACAAAATGAATTACTAAAAAAGACGATAATGGGATTTTTGAAGTATGCATCAAGAGCAGAAACACCTTTTGATCGTTTGAATGAATTCGTTGAAGAACAAATTCATAGTCACGACGATAATCGTCCCCACTGA